A window of Hymenobacter sublimis genomic DNA:
CCCATCGTGGTGCTGCTGGCTGCGTTGCTCATTGCCGTGCCCTACTTCGTGGTCGACGACTACGTGTTCCGCACCTGGCTCTACCGCTCGCTGGTCTTCCTCGTGATTTCCTGCCCCTGCGCGCTGGTGGTGAGCATTCCGCTGGGCTACTTCGGCGGCATCGGCGCCGCCTCCCGGGCCGGCATCCTCTTCAAGGGCTCCAACTTCCTGGACGCCATGCGCGAGCTCGACACCGTGGTGATGGACAAAACCGGCACCATGACCCAGGGCGTATTTGCCGTGCAGCAGGTGCAGCCGGCCCAAGGACTTGACGCCCCGCAGCTCTTGCGCCTGGTGGGCGCCTTGGAAACCAAGTCCACCCACCCCATTGCCAAGGCCGTGGTCCAGCACGTGGGCGCCGCGGTGCAAGGCGTGTCGGTGGAAAGCGTGGAGGAAATCAGCGGGCACGGCATGCGCGGCCGCGTGGACGGGCGCGACGTGCTGGCCGGCAATACCAAGCTGCTCACCAAGTTTAGCATTGCCTACCCGGCCGAAGTCGACCAGGTGCTGGACAGCATCGTGGTGGCGGCCGTGGACGGCAAGTACGCCGGCTACCTGACCGTGGCCGATTCGCCGAAAGAAGACGCCGCCCGCACGGTGCAGGAGCTGCGCGCCGACGGCATCACCAAAATCGTGATGCTCTCCGGCGACAAGGACAGCATCACCCAGCGCGTGGCCAAGGAGCTCGGCATCGACGAAGCGCACGGCGGCCTCTTGCCCGAAGACAAGGCCCGCTACGTGCAGGAGTACAAGGACGCGGGCCGCAAGCTGGCCTTCGTGGGCGATGGCGTAAACGATGCGCCCGTCGTGGCCCTGGCCGACGTGGGCATCGCCATGGGCGGGCTGGGCTCGGACGCCACCATCGAAACCGCCGACGTGGTCATTCAAACCGACCACCCCAGCAAGATTGCCACCGCCCGGCGCATTGCCCGCGCCACCCACACGGTGGTGTGGCAGAATATCTGGCTGGCCTTTATCGTGAAGGGCATCGTGCTGGCCCTGGGCGCGGGCGGTCTGGCCAGCATGTGGGAAGCGGTGTTTGCCGACGTGGGCGTGGCCCTGCTGGCCATCCTCAACGCCGTGCGCATCCAGCGCATGAAGTTCTAGGCACCCTCCCGCCGGCGTTACGCGCCACGTGGCCTGGAGCTCCGGCGGGCTTTGTTCCTTCACCTCTTCTTCTTGATATGACTTCCTACGACGTAATCATCATCGGCGCCGGCCCGGGCGGCTACGTGGCTGCCGTGCGCTGCGGCCAGCTGGGCCTGAAAACGGCCATCATTGAAAAGTACCCCACTCTGGGCGGCACCTGCCTCAACGTGGGCTGCATCCCCAGCAAAGCCGTGCTCGACTCGACCGAGTACTACCACAAGGCGGCTCACCAGTTCAGTGAGCACGGCATC
This region includes:
- a CDS encoding heavy metal translocating P-type ATPase — protein: MPDPTSPNTDEELNTAKQVKLENVGALNREQLTPEAAAAPEGHDVPGHDHNAPHRPAGKAVVNLAGQPVIAPAGHSHGDEAAGPSLYIWPGVSLVLLLAGIALDYYKVGFFTGYVRLAWYGVAYLLVGWKVIRSAVVSIPSGNIFNEFLLMSLATIGAFAIGEYPEGVAVMLFYTVGELFQDAAVNRAKRSIRALLEIQATEVTVIRNGQPQVLDPKQVVVGDTIEVKPGEKVALDGTLVKGPASFNTAALTGESVPQTKQAGEVVLAGMVNLESLIQVAVTATYQDTKLAKILAMVQDAVGRKAKTQQFITKFAKVYTPIVVLLAALLIAVPYFVVDDYVFRTWLYRSLVFLVISCPCALVVSIPLGYFGGIGAASRAGILFKGSNFLDAMRELDTVVMDKTGTMTQGVFAVQQVQPAQGLDAPQLLRLVGALETKSTHPIAKAVVQHVGAAVQGVSVESVEEISGHGMRGRVDGRDVLAGNTKLLTKFSIAYPAEVDQVLDSIVVAAVDGKYAGYLTVADSPKEDAARTVQELRADGITKIVMLSGDKDSITQRVAKELGIDEAHGGLLPEDKARYVQEYKDAGRKLAFVGDGVNDAPVVALADVGIAMGGLGSDATIETADVVIQTDHPSKIATARRIARATHTVVWQNIWLAFIVKGIVLALGAGGLASMWEAVFADVGVALLAILNAVRIQRMKF